The DNA segment CCTCGTCGTCTGCGACCTCAACGGCCTCAAGCGGGTGAACGACACCCACGGGCACGCGGTCGGCGACCGGCTCCTGGAGCGGTTCGGCTCGGTGCTGTCGCTGTGCGGGGCGATGGTGCCGGGCGCGCTCGCGGCGCGGCTCGGCGGGGACGAGTTCTGTCTGCTCGCGGTGGGGCCGCCCGCGGGCGACGTCGTCAAGGCGGCGGAGGAGCTGTGCCGCAGGGCGGCCGAGCTGGAACTGGGGGAGGGGGTGGCGTGCGGGGTCGCCTCGACCGAGGAGCCGATCGGGCCGGTGCGCGACGCCCGGCGGCTGTTCCGGCTGGCCGACGCCGCGCAGTACCGCGCCAAGGCCCTGCGCGCCGACCGCCCCGTGGTGGCCGGCCGCGAGGGCCCCGACGACCCGGTCGTACGACTGGCCGACGAGTCTTCGCGCCCGCCCGCCCGCGCCGAACGCCGCCGCTTCCGCGGGCGCAGGCCGTGAGCCCCGGCCGCGGTGGCCGTACGCTGCCCGGGGCAGGAGAGGTAAGGGTCACTCCCGCCGCCCACTAGTGACACCACTGCATTCAATGCGTACGCTCCTGAATATGGATATGCACACTGTGGTGGTGGGGACGTCCGGGGTCACCGCGTCCGACGTTCTGGCCGTGGCGCGCGGCGGCGCGCGCGTCGAGCTGTCGGCCGAGGCGGTGGCGGCCCTCGCGGCGGCACGGGAGATCGTGGACGCGCTCGCGGCCAAGCCGGACCCGGTCTACGGCGTCTCCACGGGCTTCGGAGCCCTGGCGACCCGGCACATCAGCCAGGAGCTGCGCGGCCGCCTGCAGCGCAACATCGTCCGCTCGCACGCCGCCGGCATGGGCCCGCGGGTCGAGCGGGAGGTCGTACGGGCCCTGATGTTCCTGCGGCTGAAGACCGTCTGCTCCGGACACACCGGCGTGCGGCCCGAGGTCGCGCAGACCATGGCCGACGTGCTGAACGCCGGCATCACCCCGGTCGTGCACGAGTACGGCTCCCTCGGCTGCTCCGGCGACCTCGCCCCGCTCTCCCACTGCGCCCTCGCGCTCATGGGCGAGGGGGACGCGGAGGGCCCCGACGGCGTCGTACGGCCCGCCGGCGAGCTGCTCGCCGAGCACGGCATCCGGCCGGTCGAGCTGCGCGAGAAGGAGGGCCTCGCCCTGCTCAACGGCACCGACGGCATGCTCGGCATGCTGGTCATGGCCCTCGCCGACCTCGACACCCTCTACAAGTCCGCCGACGTCACCGCCGCCCTCAGCCTGGAGGCGCTCCTCGGCACGGACAAGGTGCTCGCCCCCGAGCTGCACGCCATCCGCCCGCACCCGGGCCAGGGCGCGGCCGCCGCCAACATGCTCGCCGTGCTCAAGGGCTCCCAGCTCACCGGGCACCACCAGGACGACGCGCCCCGCGTCCAGGACGCCTACTCGGTGCGCTGCGCCCCGCAGGTCGCCGGCGCGGGCCGCGACACCATGGCGCACGCCCGCCTGGTCGCCGAGCGCGAGCTGGCCGCCGCCGTCGACAACCCCGTGGTCCTGCCCGACGGACGCGTGGAGTCCAACGGCAACTTCCACGGCGCCCCGGTCGCCTACGTCCTGGACTTCCTGGCCATCGCCGCCGCCGACCTCGGCTCCATCGCCGAGCGCCGCACCGACCGGCTGCTGGACAAGAACCGCAGCCACGGCCTGCCGCCGTTCCTCGCGGACGACGCCGGCGTCGACTCGGGCCTGATGATCGCCCAGTACACGCAGGCCGCCCTGGTCAGCGAGATGAAGCGGCTCGCCGTGCCGGCCTCCGCCGACTCCATCCCGTCCTCCGCCATGCAGGAGGACCACGTCTCCATGGGCTGGTCGGCCGCGCGCAAGCTGCGCACCGCCGTCGACAACCTCACCCGGATCATCGCCATCGAGCTGTACGCGGCCACCCGCGCCATCGAGCTGCGCGAGGGTCTGGCGCCGGCGCCCGCCTCCCGGGCCGTGATCGACGCCGTGCGCGCCGCGG comes from the Streptomyces sp. NBC_00820 genome and includes:
- the hutH gene encoding histidine ammonia-lyase, giving the protein MHTVVVGTSGVTASDVLAVARGGARVELSAEAVAALAAAREIVDALAAKPDPVYGVSTGFGALATRHISQELRGRLQRNIVRSHAAGMGPRVEREVVRALMFLRLKTVCSGHTGVRPEVAQTMADVLNAGITPVVHEYGSLGCSGDLAPLSHCALALMGEGDAEGPDGVVRPAGELLAEHGIRPVELREKEGLALLNGTDGMLGMLVMALADLDTLYKSADVTAALSLEALLGTDKVLAPELHAIRPHPGQGAAAANMLAVLKGSQLTGHHQDDAPRVQDAYSVRCAPQVAGAGRDTMAHARLVAERELAAAVDNPVVLPDGRVESNGNFHGAPVAYVLDFLAIAAADLGSIAERRTDRLLDKNRSHGLPPFLADDAGVDSGLMIAQYTQAALVSEMKRLAVPASADSIPSSAMQEDHVSMGWSAARKLRTAVDNLTRIIAIELYAATRAIELREGLAPAPASRAVIDAVRAAGVEGPGPDRFLAPDLAAADAFVRAGHLVTATETVTGPLR